The following are encoded together in the Streptomyces flavofungini genome:
- the folK gene encoding 2-amino-4-hydroxy-6-hydroxymethyldihydropteridine diphosphokinase — protein sequence MTPHSDPTVQPVPTSVVEQVDAADTTLSNPRRAVISLGSNLGNRLETLQGAVDALEDTPGLRVKAVSPVYETEPWGVEPGSQPSYFNAVVVVKTTLPPASLLERAHAVEEAFDRVRDERWGPRTIDVDIVAYADVVSDDPVLTLPHPRAHERAFVLAPWHDVEPEAQLPGRGPVAELLAGVGREGVAPRVDLELRLPE from the coding sequence ATGACCCCCCACAGCGACCCCACCGTCCAGCCGGTCCCCACGTCCGTCGTCGAGCAGGTCGACGCCGCCGACACGACGCTCTCCAACCCCCGGCGCGCCGTGATCTCCCTCGGCTCGAACCTGGGCAACCGCCTGGAGACCCTCCAGGGCGCCGTCGACGCCCTGGAGGACACGCCCGGCCTGCGGGTCAAGGCGGTCTCCCCGGTGTACGAGACCGAGCCCTGGGGCGTCGAGCCCGGCTCCCAGCCGTCGTACTTCAACGCCGTGGTGGTCGTGAAGACGACCCTCCCCCCGGCCTCGCTCCTGGAGCGCGCGCACGCCGTCGAGGAAGCCTTCGACCGGGTCAGGGACGAGCGCTGGGGCCCGCGCACGATCGACGTCGACATCGTCGCGTACGCCGACGTGGTCTCGGACGACCCGGTCCTGACCCTCCCCCACCCGCGGGCGCACGAGCGGGCCTTCGTCCTCGCCCCGTGGCACGACGTCGAGCCCGAGGCGCAGCTCCCGGGCCGCGGCCCGGTCGCGGAGCTGCTCGCCGGAGTGGGCCGCGAAGGGGTCGCGCCCCGCGTCGACCTGGAACTCCGGCTGCCCGAGTAA
- a CDS encoding DUF3180 domain-containing protein: MKQLRVRVLAGLFAVAGVLSWAGARLWDSVGTLPRVPLAAPIVLALIAVVLLATAISLRARLKAQRERRPGAKGVEPLMAARAVVFGQASALVAALVCGMYGGVGVFMLEFLDLPARRDQAYYAGFSVLAGIGVIVAAFFLERVCKLPEDGDDEHGGASPVT; this comes from the coding sequence ATGAAGCAATTGCGCGTGAGGGTGCTGGCAGGCCTCTTCGCCGTCGCCGGAGTGCTGTCCTGGGCGGGGGCCCGGCTCTGGGACTCCGTGGGCACGCTGCCCCGGGTGCCCCTGGCCGCGCCCATCGTCCTCGCGCTGATCGCCGTGGTGCTGCTCGCCACGGCGATCTCGCTGCGCGCCCGCCTGAAGGCCCAGCGGGAGCGGCGCCCCGGCGCGAAGGGCGTCGAGCCGCTGATGGCCGCCCGCGCGGTCGTCTTCGGCCAGGCGAGCGCCCTGGTCGCCGCCCTGGTCTGCGGGATGTACGGCGGCGTGGGCGTCTTCATGCTGGAGTTCCTGGACCTCCCCGCCCGCCGGGACCAGGCGTACTACGCCGGTTTCTCGGTCCTCGCGGGCATCGGCGTGATAGTGGCCGCCTTCTTCCTGGAGCGGGTCTGCAAGCTCCCGGAGGACGGGGACGACGAGCACGGGGGCGCAAGTCCGGTCACGTGA
- the folE gene encoding GTP cyclohydrolase I FolE codes for MTDPVTLDGEGTIGEFDEKRAENAVRELLIAVGEDPDREGLRETPGRVARAYKEIFAGLWQEPEDVLTTTFDLGHDEMILVKDIEVTSCCEHHLVPFRGVAHVGYIPAVTGKITGLSKLARLVDVFARRPQVQERMTTQIAESLMEILEPRGVIVVVECEHMCMSMRGIRKPGAKTITSAVRGQLRDAATRNEAMSLIMAR; via the coding sequence ATGACCGACCCCGTGACGCTGGACGGCGAGGGCACGATCGGCGAGTTCGACGAGAAGCGGGCCGAGAACGCCGTGCGGGAGCTGCTCATCGCGGTCGGCGAGGACCCCGACCGCGAGGGCCTGCGGGAGACGCCGGGGCGGGTGGCGCGCGCGTACAAGGAGATATTCGCGGGCCTGTGGCAGGAGCCCGAGGACGTCCTGACGACGACGTTCGACCTGGGGCACGACGAGATGATCTTGGTGAAGGACATCGAAGTCACGTCTTGCTGCGAACATCATCTCGTGCCCTTCAGGGGGGTCGCGCACGTCGGTTACATCCCGGCTGTCACTGGCAAGATCACTGGCTTGTCGAAGCTCGCCCGGCTGGTGGATGTCTTCGCCCGGCGTCCGCAGGTGCAAGAGCGGATGACGACCCAGATCGCTGAATCCCTGATGGAGATCCTTGAGCCACGCGGCGTGATCGTCGTGGTGGAGTGCGAGCACATGTGCATGTCGATGCGCGGCATTCGTAAGCCGGGAGCAAAAACCATCACGTCCGCGGTCCGTGGCCAGCTGCGGGACGCTGCCACGCGGAATGAGGCGATGAGCCTGATCATGGCGCGATAG
- the ftsH gene encoding ATP-dependent zinc metalloprotease FtsH, protein MDVKRYFRGPVMWIVLAVLAVVVLMQVVGSSGGYKTVDTGQVVQAIDDNKVESAKLTTGDDHIIKVELKDGQKVKGSSKIQASYIGDQGVELAKTLQAKYEDKQIPDGYTVSPSKQNPFVGILLSLLPFVLIVVVFLFLMNQMQGGGSRVMNFGKSKAKLITKDTPKTTFADVAGSDEAVEELHEIKEFLQEPAKFQAVGAKIPKGVLLYGPPGTGKTLLARAVAGEAGVPFYSISGSDFVEMFVGVGASRVRDLFEQAKANAPAIVFVDEIDAVGRHRGAGLGGGHDEREQTLNQLLVEMDGFDVKGGVILIAATNRPDILDPALLRPGRFDRQIAVDRPDMQGRLEILKVHQKGKPVAPDVDLGAVARRTPGFTGADLSNVLNEAALLTARSNQKLIDNHMLDEAIDRVVAGPQKRTRIMSDKEKKITAYHEGGHALVAAASPNSDPVHKITILSRGRALGYTMVLPDEDKYSTTRNEMLDQLAYMLGGRAAEELVFHDPTTGAANDIEKATATARAMVTQYGMTERLGAIKFGGDNTEPFLGREMAHQRDYSEEVAALVDEEVKKLIETAHNEAWEILVENRDVLDNLVLQLLEKETLGKEEIAEIFAPIVKRPARPAWTGSTRRTPSTRPPVLSPKELSLTNGANGATPAVTAGATGATGTSDTPSLEVAPEDRPES, encoded by the coding sequence ATGGACGTGAAGCGATACTTCCGTGGGCCAGTCATGTGGATTGTGCTGGCCGTCCTTGCCGTGGTCGTGTTGATGCAGGTCGTCGGTTCGTCCGGTGGCTACAAGACGGTGGACACCGGCCAAGTCGTGCAGGCCATCGATGACAACAAGGTCGAGTCGGCCAAGCTCACCACCGGTGACGATCACATCATCAAGGTGGAGCTCAAGGACGGCCAGAAGGTCAAGGGCAGCAGCAAGATCCAGGCGAGCTACATCGGCGACCAGGGCGTCGAGCTCGCCAAGACGCTGCAGGCCAAATACGAGGACAAGCAGATCCCGGACGGTTACACCGTCTCCCCGTCGAAGCAGAACCCCTTCGTCGGCATCCTGCTGTCCCTTCTCCCGTTCGTCCTCATCGTCGTCGTGTTCCTGTTCCTGATGAATCAGATGCAGGGCGGCGGCAGCCGGGTCATGAACTTCGGCAAGTCCAAGGCGAAGCTCATCACCAAGGACACCCCGAAGACGACGTTCGCCGACGTCGCGGGTTCCGACGAGGCCGTCGAGGAACTCCACGAGATCAAGGAGTTCCTCCAGGAGCCGGCGAAGTTCCAGGCCGTCGGCGCCAAGATCCCCAAGGGTGTGCTGCTCTACGGCCCGCCCGGCACGGGCAAGACCCTGCTCGCGCGCGCCGTCGCGGGCGAGGCGGGCGTCCCGTTCTACTCGATCTCGGGTTCCGACTTCGTCGAGATGTTCGTCGGTGTCGGTGCCTCCCGAGTGCGTGACCTCTTCGAGCAGGCCAAGGCGAACGCCCCGGCGATCGTCTTCGTCGACGAGATCGACGCCGTCGGCCGACACCGCGGTGCCGGTCTCGGCGGTGGCCACGACGAGCGCGAGCAGACGCTCAACCAGCTGCTCGTCGAGATGGACGGCTTCGACGTGAAGGGCGGCGTCATCCTGATCGCCGCCACGAACCGCCCGGACATCCTCGACCCGGCGCTCCTGCGCCCCGGCCGCTTCGACCGGCAGATCGCCGTCGACCGCCCGGACATGCAGGGCCGTCTGGAGATCCTCAAGGTTCACCAGAAGGGCAAGCCGGTCGCCCCGGACGTCGATCTGGGCGCTGTCGCGCGGCGCACGCCGGGCTTCACCGGCGCGGACCTGAGCAACGTCCTCAACGAGGCCGCCCTGCTCACCGCGCGCAGCAACCAGAAGCTGATCGACAACCACATGCTGGACGAGGCCATCGACCGCGTCGTGGCGGGCCCGCAGAAGCGGACCCGGATCATGTCCGACAAGGAGAAGAAGATCACCGCGTACCACGAGGGCGGACACGCCCTGGTCGCGGCGGCTTCTCCGAACTCGGACCCGGTCCACAAGATCACGATCCTGTCGCGCGGCCGCGCCCTCGGCTACACCATGGTCCTGCCGGACGAGGACAAGTACTCGACCACGCGCAACGAAATGCTCGACCAGCTGGCGTACATGCTGGGCGGGCGCGCGGCCGAGGAACTGGTCTTCCACGACCCGACCACCGGTGCCGCCAACGACATCGAGAAGGCCACGGCCACCGCTCGCGCGATGGTCACGCAGTACGGCATGACCGAGCGTCTGGGCGCGATCAAGTTCGGCGGCGACAACACCGAGCCGTTCCTCGGGCGCGAGATGGCGCACCAGCGGGACTACTCGGAAGAGGTCGCGGCGCTGGTCGACGAAGAGGTCAAGAAGCTCATCGAGACCGCGCACAACGAGGCCTGGGAGATCCTCGTCGAGAACCGCGACGTCCTCGACAACCTGGTCCTCCAGCTCCTGGAGAAGGAGACGCTCGGCAAGGAGGAGATCGCGGAGATCTTCGCCCCGATCGTCAAGCGCCCGGCCCGTCCGGCCTGGACGGGCTCCACCCGGCGTACGCCGTCGACACGCCCGCCGGTGCTCTCGCCGAAGGAGCTGTCGCTGACGAACGGCGCGAACGGTGCCACCCCCGCGGTGACCGCCGGCGCGACCGGTGCGACCGGCACGAGTGACACCCCGTCCCTCGAGGTGGCCCCCGAGGACCGCCCCGAGAGCTGA
- the hpt gene encoding hypoxanthine phosphoribosyltransferase, producing the protein MGTDLQSVLITKEEIDAKLAELAAKIDAEYAGKDLLIVGVLKGAVMVMADLARALSTPLTMDWMAVSSYGAGTQSSGVVRILKDLDTDIKGKHVLIVEDIIDSGLTLSWLLSNLGSREPASLKVCTLLRKPEAAKVAIDVEWVGFDIPNEFVVGYGLDYAEKYRNLPFVGTLAPHVYGG; encoded by the coding sequence ATGGGCACCGACCTTCAGTCGGTGCTCATCACCAAGGAAGAGATCGACGCGAAGCTGGCCGAGCTGGCCGCGAAGATCGACGCGGAGTACGCGGGCAAGGACCTGCTGATCGTCGGTGTGCTCAAGGGCGCCGTGATGGTCATGGCGGACCTGGCGCGCGCGCTGTCCACGCCGCTCACGATGGACTGGATGGCGGTGTCCTCCTACGGCGCCGGTACGCAGTCCTCCGGCGTGGTCCGCATCCTCAAGGACCTGGACACCGACATCAAGGGCAAGCACGTCCTGATCGTCGAGGACATCATCGACTCCGGACTGACGCTGTCCTGGCTGCTCTCCAACCTCGGCTCGCGCGAGCCCGCCTCGCTGAAGGTGTGCACGCTGCTGCGCAAGCCCGAGGCGGCGAAGGTCGCGATCGACGTGGAGTGGGTCGGCTTCGACATCCCGAACGAGTTCGTCGTCGGGTACGGCCTGGACTACGCCGAGAAGTACCGCAACCTCCCATTCGTCGGAACGTTGGCTCCGCACGTGTACGGCGGCTGA
- the tilS gene encoding tRNA lysidine(34) synthetase TilS translates to MGPHPAVAAIRLAVRRVLHDVLTDVATRRTLTPYPGTPHPSHEQPPPPLVLVACSGGADSMALASALAFEAPKLGIRAGAVTVDHGLQPGSDLRAAEVVTRMTALGLDPIESLVVHVGRDGGPEAAARDARYAALDDAAERHDAAAVLLGHTRDDQAETVLLGLARGSGIRSLSGMAAVSGAGGRYRRPFLHLDRQTARKACMVQSLPVWDDPHNADPAYTRSRLRHEGLPALEKALGKGVVEALARTAQLSRDDADALDAWAAQAESSVRDSGGLLECAKLFALPPAVRRRIVRRAAIEAGAPAGALFARHIEEVDRLITGWRGQGAINLPGKVVAQRQGGRLVIRQG, encoded by the coding sequence ATGGGTCCCCATCCTGCGGTCGCGGCGATACGCCTGGCGGTCCGCCGCGTACTTCACGACGTACTGACCGACGTAGCCACCCGGCGCACCCTGACGCCGTACCCCGGCACCCCCCACCCCTCGCACGAGCAGCCGCCCCCGCCGCTCGTGCTCGTGGCGTGCTCCGGCGGCGCCGACTCCATGGCGCTCGCCTCCGCACTGGCCTTCGAAGCCCCCAAGCTCGGCATCCGAGCCGGCGCGGTGACCGTCGACCACGGTTTGCAGCCCGGCTCCGACCTGCGCGCCGCCGAGGTCGTCACCCGCATGACCGCGCTCGGCCTCGACCCCATCGAGTCCCTGGTGGTGCACGTGGGCCGCGACGGCGGCCCGGAGGCCGCCGCCCGCGACGCGAGGTACGCGGCGCTCGACGACGCCGCCGAGCGCCACGACGCCGCCGCCGTCCTGCTCGGCCACACCCGCGACGACCAGGCCGAGACGGTCCTGCTCGGCCTCGCCCGCGGCTCCGGCATCCGCTCCCTGTCGGGCATGGCCGCGGTCTCGGGGGCCGGCGGCCGCTATCGCAGGCCGTTCCTGCACCTGGACCGCCAGACCGCCCGCAAGGCCTGCATGGTGCAGTCCCTGCCGGTCTGGGACGACCCGCACAACGCCGACCCCGCCTACACCCGCTCCCGGCTGCGGCACGAAGGCCTGCCCGCCCTGGAGAAGGCGCTCGGCAAGGGCGTCGTGGAGGCACTCGCGCGCACCGCGCAGCTCTCCCGCGACGACGCGGACGCCCTCGACGCCTGGGCCGCCCAGGCCGAGTCGTCCGTGCGGGACTCCGGCGGCCTCCTGGAGTGCGCGAAACTCTTCGCCCTGCCGCCCGCCGTACGCCGCCGCATCGTGCGCCGCGCGGCCATCGAGGCGGGCGCCCCGGCCGGCGCGCTGTTCGCCCGGCACATCGAAGAGGTGGACCGGCTGATCACCGGCTGGCGCGGTCAGGGAGCCATCAATCTCCCGGGCAAAGTCGTCGCACAGCGGCAGGGTGGCAGACTGGTCATCCGGCAGGGCTGA
- a CDS encoding zinc-dependent metalloprotease produces the protein MTSLGGAEMVDWNLAVATATRLVRPGPEVSRDEARAVVAELRRHAKSSEVHVRSFTRMGTEDIHDTPVLVVDRAGWVRANVAGFRAVLKPLLEKMKDRRGSGPGGAVLGAVGGKVTGVELGMLLSFLASRVLGQYETFAPATRELPAAGNGGGRLLLVAPNIVHVERELDVDPHDFRLWVCLHEETHRTQFSSVPWLRDHLEGEIQSFLGETEVDPMTVLERVREAAQSLAGGRTDGADDDGDGGRTFVELVQTPAQREILARLTAVMSLLEGHADYVMDGVGPDVVPSVTEIREKFKERRQRGASRLDQALRKLLGLDAKLRQYRDGERFVRAVVEEVGMDGFNRVWTSPNTLPTKAEIAKPADWVARVHRKAD, from the coding sequence ATGACGAGCCTCGGTGGTGCGGAGATGGTCGACTGGAATCTCGCGGTGGCGACCGCGACCCGGCTCGTGCGGCCGGGCCCGGAGGTGAGCCGGGACGAGGCCCGCGCAGTGGTCGCGGAACTCCGCAGGCACGCCAAGTCCTCGGAGGTACACGTCCGTTCGTTCACGAGGATGGGCACGGAGGACATCCACGACACCCCCGTGCTCGTGGTGGACCGCGCGGGCTGGGTCCGAGCGAACGTGGCGGGCTTCAGGGCGGTCCTCAAGCCGCTCCTGGAGAAGATGAAGGACCGCAGGGGCAGCGGCCCGGGCGGCGCGGTCCTCGGCGCGGTCGGCGGCAAGGTGACAGGCGTGGAGCTGGGCATGCTCCTGTCGTTCCTGGCCTCCCGCGTCCTCGGCCAGTACGAGACCTTCGCCCCGGCGACCCGCGAACTCCCCGCCGCCGGCAACGGCGGCGGCCGCCTCCTGCTCGTGGCACCGAACATCGTCCACGTGGAGCGCGAACTGGACGTGGACCCGCACGACTTCAGGCTCTGGGTGTGCCTGCACGAGGAGACGCACCGCACCCAGTTCTCGTCGGTGCCGTGGCTGCGCGACCACCTGGAGGGCGAGATCCAGTCGTTCCTCGGCGAGACCGAGGTCGACCCGATGACCGTCCTCGAACGCGTCCGCGAGGCCGCGCAGAGCCTGGCGGGCGGCCGCACGGACGGCGCGGACGACGACGGCGACGGCGGCCGCACGTTCGTGGAGCTCGTCCAGACCCCCGCCCAGCGCGAGATCCTGGCCCGCCTGACCGCCGTGATGTCCCTGCTCGAAGGGCACGCGGACTACGTGATGGACGGCGTGGGACCCGACGTCGTACCGTCGGTGACGGAGATCCGGGAGAAGTTCAAGGAGCGCCGCCAGCGCGGCGCGAGCCGCCTCGACCAGGCGCTGCGCAAGCTCCTCGGCCTGGACGCCAAGCTGCGGCAGTACCGGGACGGCGAGCGGTTCGTGCGGGCGGTCGTGGAAGAGGTCGGCATGGACGGCTTCAACCGCGTGTGGACCTCTCCGAACACGCTTCCCACCAAGGCGGAGATCGCCAAACCGGCGGACTGGGTCGCGCGGGTGCACCGTAAGGCAGACTGA
- the dacB gene encoding D-alanyl-D-alanine carboxypeptidase/D-alanyl-D-alanine endopeptidase, translated as MDERKPWQQLRKPLQLLRRLAVKPPAKLRTWQLTAVSAAVGLVVAAVAIAAAGPWDSSGQRTAERDLAASREAGGGADHAGGAGGGAPNAAPSAPSVLAGLGRSARKAPDAGGKRLADVLRPLMDDEKLGPERSAVVVDVATGERLYGKRSGRAMTPASTTKIATAVAALSALGPDHRLTTKTVIRADSRDVFLVGGGDPTLTARGEGRYVSESASLRELADDTAKALKKRGADRDVSLSYDTSRYSGPPQHPIGPNENIAPVSALMADEGRLDDSSSGPAARTAEPARDAAHNFANLLRERGIVLTADPKSGKAPERAAELARTRSQPLSALVERMLTHSDNDIAEALARETAVAGGEPASFDGAAKAVRARLDKLGLPLDGAKFADGSGLDRDDRLSARLLAALLKHAAGPGRPELRSVVTGLPVAGFTGTLVNRYPDASAGTGVVRAKTGTLTGVNSLAGTVVDPEGRLLAFAFMTTGTTDPQGAQSALDAMASALAGRDD; from the coding sequence GTGGACGAGCGCAAGCCTTGGCAGCAGCTTCGAAAGCCGCTGCAGCTTCTGAGGCGGCTTGCCGTCAAGCCTCCCGCGAAACTCAGGACCTGGCAGCTCACGGCCGTCTCGGCCGCCGTCGGCCTCGTCGTCGCGGCCGTGGCGATCGCCGCGGCCGGCCCCTGGGACTCCTCCGGCCAGCGTACGGCCGAGCGGGACCTGGCGGCTTCCCGGGAAGCCGGGGGTGGCGCAGATCACGCCGGTGGCGCCGGTGGCGGGGCCCCGAACGCGGCCCCGAGCGCCCCCTCCGTGCTCGCCGGACTGGGCCGCAGCGCCCGCAAGGCCCCGGACGCCGGCGGCAAGCGGCTCGCGGACGTCCTGCGCCCCCTCATGGACGACGAGAAGCTCGGCCCCGAGCGGTCCGCGGTGGTCGTCGACGTGGCCACGGGCGAGCGCCTGTACGGCAAGCGCTCGGGCCGGGCCATGACACCCGCGTCGACCACGAAGATCGCCACGGCCGTCGCGGCGCTGTCCGCCCTCGGCCCCGACCACCGCCTCACCACGAAGACGGTCATCCGCGCCGACTCCCGCGACGTCTTCCTCGTCGGCGGCGGCGACCCGACCCTGACCGCCCGCGGCGAGGGCCGGTACGTCTCGGAGTCCGCCAGCCTGCGCGAGCTCGCCGACGACACGGCGAAGGCCCTCAAGAAGCGCGGCGCCGACCGGGACGTCTCCCTGTCGTACGACACCTCCCGCTACTCCGGGCCGCCGCAGCACCCCATCGGCCCCAACGAGAACATCGCCCCCGTCAGCGCCCTGATGGCCGACGAGGGCCGCCTGGACGACTCCTCGTCGGGGCCCGCGGCCCGCACCGCCGAGCCCGCGCGGGACGCGGCGCACAACTTCGCCAACCTGCTGCGCGAGCGCGGCATCGTCCTCACGGCCGACCCGAAGTCCGGCAAGGCCCCGGAGCGGGCCGCGGAGCTGGCCAGGACCCGTTCCCAGCCCCTGTCCGCCCTCGTCGAGCGGATGCTGACGCACAGCGACAACGACATCGCCGAGGCCCTCGCCCGCGAGACCGCGGTGGCCGGCGGCGAGCCCGCCAGCTTCGACGGGGCGGCCAAGGCGGTGCGGGCGCGCCTCGACAAGCTGGGCCTGCCCCTCGACGGCGCGAAGTTCGCCGACGGCAGCGGCCTCGACCGCGACGACCGGCTCTCCGCGCGGCTCCTGGCCGCCCTCCTCAAGCACGCGGCCGGACCCGGCCGCCCCGAGCTGCGCTCCGTGGTGACGGGCCTGCCCGTCGCGGGCTTCACCGGCACCCTCGTCAACCGCTACCCCGACGCCTCCGCGGGCACCGGCGTCGTCCGCGCCAAGACGGGCACCCTCACCGGCGTCAACAGCCTCGCCGGCACGGTCGTCGACCCCGAAGGCCGCCTCCTGGCCTTCGCCTTCATGACCACGGGCACCACGGACCCCCAGGGCGCCCAATCGGCGCTGGACGCGATGGCATCGGCCCTGGCGGGCCGGGACGACTAG